The Hymenobacter chitinivorans DSM 11115 genome contains a region encoding:
- a CDS encoding sensor histidine kinase, producing the protein MKSSRFSPLIVLLVAALCFVGAFLSNHYGTRASGVLLHTDVVRLQNLVEGAEQVAQRDGADVARRLQSGELNFGTLVGRTTYPCFVFRGDKLLYWSDHTTRPEPENVGQSFHEKLVEMKFGYYLAFRQTAGPYVVLTYIPLEKRYGISNRYLREGAEKALFRGLNVRIMANMPGSRLPWLRSQEGKYLCSVESLQTNPITGKYLLLAFLGFGSGLYIVGWLLLARRLLGQGRVLAGAASIVVPLAAYRAVLLYLGLPFSIVELPLFDPRLYAASWLSPSLGDLLINALLLTLTAYYVLLLFRRYGVVRQMRHAQSFMGRVVSGAAVVMAFWGLLHMLFQFYANSFNNSQLVLDITQNIQLSSFKLLLCLAIVLHTGGYLVGFYILSQLFIAISRPATRRLGASLLAFSTLLFLPTGIVLGESTAILLGLTLLFFTVVRITGLKQIAAIVPYQVYLFIFLMLGISSAVGALALYEHFDRQLVLTKQKIAGNLLVDNDLQGEYLLAERTREMAADPLIRTMLASPFSNQDVVRQKIVKYYLRDYFDKYEVQVTLFDPAGKPIQEPKSKGQLPATRRQLLRTAMATDQPNVYLIRNPSSFSTRRYVAFVAVPSPRGGNSTVLLELSLKKLTAYSVVPELLVDQKFFQPSLGPELSYAGYENGRLVYNEGDFDYVNQLPAQQLLDPRLYSTGLSVNGFHHLAVRGPQNRTAVVTTATYSVADWLANFSFLFLLHTFFWLLCIGVYMLARGRYFEAFRTNFSTKIQLFLNFGILVPLIVVSIATASQVTNSYKRDLLRTYERRGRTVQENLLKNRGVLADTASRTALVDLAENVSSLTETDLNLYDAQGVLLVSSQPLIFESGLLSPLMNPQAAAALAEQAQPRVLLTERAGTLSFNSLYLPLRTVLGPERANVVVGYVGIPFFDSEKELDNKLIELISTILNIFTVMFILFLVLTFIASRMLTAPLKVLTEKLKHTTLTGQNEMLAYESSDEIGLLVREYNAMLLKLEESKQELATQEKEAAWREMARQVAHEIKNPLTPMKLSLQFLQKAIAEKRPNAEELIGKISQTLITQVDVLSDIATSFSNFTNLPAMRPERLDVASILRRCVGLHQGGARGGSIELELTPEAEDGQYVVFADENLLVRTFNNLLINALQAVPEARKPLIKAQLEAVGPDRVRVCIEDNGAGIPLDVREKVFVPNFTTKESGSGIGLAVARRGIESAGGKIWFETEEGVGTTFCIELPLAPA; encoded by the coding sequence TTGAAGTCGTCCCGCTTTTCTCCCCTTATCGTGCTGCTGGTGGCGGCCCTCTGCTTTGTGGGGGCTTTCTTGAGCAACCACTACGGGACACGCGCTTCGGGCGTACTGCTGCACACCGACGTGGTACGCTTGCAAAACCTGGTGGAAGGTGCCGAGCAGGTGGCCCAGCGGGATGGGGCCGACGTAGCCCGGCGCCTGCAAAGCGGGGAACTCAACTTTGGCACCCTGGTGGGCCGCACTACCTACCCCTGCTTCGTTTTCCGCGGCGACAAGCTCCTGTATTGGTCGGACCACACCACCCGGCCCGAGCCTGAAAACGTGGGACAGTCCTTCCACGAGAAGCTGGTGGAAATGAAGTTCGGCTACTACCTGGCGTTTCGACAAACCGCCGGGCCCTACGTCGTGCTGACTTATATTCCGCTGGAAAAGCGCTACGGTATCAGCAACCGGTACCTACGGGAGGGCGCGGAAAAGGCCTTGTTCCGGGGGCTTAATGTGCGGATTATGGCCAATATGCCCGGCTCCCGCCTGCCGTGGCTCCGCTCCCAGGAAGGCAAGTACCTGTGCTCGGTCGAGAGCCTGCAAACCAACCCCATAACCGGAAAATACCTGCTGCTAGCTTTTCTGGGGTTCGGCTCGGGGCTGTATATCGTGGGCTGGCTGCTGCTGGCCCGCCGCCTGCTGGGCCAGGGCCGGGTACTGGCCGGGGCAGCCAGCATTGTGGTGCCACTAGCGGCTTACCGGGCCGTGCTGCTGTACTTGGGGTTGCCGTTTTCCATCGTCGAGCTGCCCCTGTTCGACCCGCGCCTGTACGCGGCGTCGTGGTTGTCGCCCTCGTTGGGCGACTTGCTGATTAACGCCCTGCTGCTGACGCTGACGGCGTATTACGTGCTGCTGCTGTTTCGGCGCTACGGCGTGGTGCGGCAGATGCGGCACGCCCAAAGCTTCATGGGCCGGGTTGTGAGCGGGGCGGCGGTGGTTATGGCGTTTTGGGGGCTGCTGCACATGCTGTTTCAGTTTTATGCCAACAGCTTCAACAACTCCCAGCTGGTGCTCGACATCACCCAGAATATTCAGCTGTCGAGCTTCAAGCTGCTGCTGTGTTTGGCTATTGTGCTGCACACGGGCGGCTATTTGGTTGGGTTTTATATTCTGTCCCAGCTCTTCATTGCCATTAGCCGACCCGCCACCCGACGGCTGGGCGCTTCCCTGCTGGCCTTTTCCACGCTGCTGTTTTTGCCGACCGGCATCGTGCTGGGCGAATCGACAGCTATCCTGCTGGGCCTGACGCTGCTGTTTTTCACGGTGGTGCGCATTACCGGGCTCAAGCAGATTGCCGCCATTGTGCCTTATCAGGTGTACCTGTTCATTTTCCTGATGCTGGGGATTAGCTCGGCGGTGGGCGCCCTGGCCCTCTACGAGCATTTCGACCGGCAGCTAGTGCTGACCAAGCAGAAAATTGCCGGCAACCTGCTGGTGGATAACGACCTGCAGGGCGAGTACCTGCTGGCCGAGCGCACCCGCGAAATGGCTGCCGACCCGCTGATCCGGACCATGCTAGCCAGTCCCTTTAGCAACCAGGACGTGGTGCGCCAGAAGATTGTGAAGTACTACCTGCGCGACTATTTCGACAAGTACGAGGTGCAGGTTACGCTCTTTGACCCGGCCGGCAAGCCCATTCAGGAGCCCAAATCCAAAGGGCAGCTGCCGGCCACGCGCCGCCAGCTGCTGCGCACCGCCATGGCCACCGACCAGCCCAACGTGTACCTGATTCGCAACCCCAGCTCGTTCAGCACCCGGCGCTACGTGGCCTTCGTGGCCGTGCCGAGTCCGCGCGGGGGCAACAGCACGGTACTGCTGGAGCTGTCATTGAAGAAGCTCACGGCCTACAGCGTAGTGCCCGAGCTGCTCGTGGACCAGAAGTTTTTTCAGCCCAGTCTGGGGCCCGAGCTCAGCTACGCGGGTTACGAAAATGGCCGCCTGGTCTACAACGAAGGCGACTTCGACTACGTCAACCAGCTCCCGGCCCAGCAGCTGCTCGACCCACGCTTGTACAGCACCGGGTTGTCGGTCAACGGCTTCCACCACCTGGCCGTGCGCGGCCCGCAGAACCGCACGGCCGTCGTGACGACGGCCACGTACTCGGTGGCCGACTGGCTGGCCAACTTTTCCTTCCTGTTTTTGCTGCACACCTTTTTCTGGCTGCTCTGCATTGGGGTCTATATGCTGGCCCGGGGGCGGTATTTTGAGGCGTTCCGCACCAATTTCAGCACCAAGATTCAGCTCTTCCTCAACTTCGGGATTCTGGTGCCGCTCATTGTGGTCAGCATTGCCACGGCCAGCCAGGTGACCAACTCCTACAAGCGTGACCTGCTGCGCACCTACGAGCGGCGGGGCCGCACAGTACAGGAAAATCTGCTCAAAAACCGCGGCGTGCTGGCCGATACCGCCAGCCGAACGGCCCTCGTGGACCTGGCCGAAAACGTGTCGAGCCTGACCGAAACCGACCTGAACCTCTACGATGCCCAGGGCGTGCTGCTGGTGAGCAGCCAGCCCCTGATTTTCGAGTCGGGCCTGCTGAGCCCGTTGATGAACCCCCAGGCTGCCGCCGCCCTGGCCGAGCAGGCCCAGCCCCGGGTGCTGCTCACCGAGCGGGCCGGCACCTTGTCGTTCAACTCGCTGTATTTGCCCCTGCGCACGGTACTGGGCCCCGAGCGGGCCAACGTGGTGGTGGGCTACGTGGGCATTCCGTTCTTCGACTCGGAAAAAGAGCTGGACAACAAGCTTATCGAGCTGATTTCGACCATTCTGAACATCTTCACCGTGATGTTCATCCTGTTTTTGGTCCTGACCTTCATTGCCTCGCGCATGCTGACGGCCCCGCTGAAGGTGCTCACCGAAAAGCTGAAGCACACGACGCTGACCGGGCAAAACGAAATGCTGGCCTACGAGTCGTCGGACGAAATCGGGCTGCTGGTGCGCGAGTACAACGCCATGCTGCTCAAGCTCGAGGAAAGCAAGCAGGAGCTGGCCACTCAGGAAAAAGAAGCCGCCTGGCGGGAAATGGCCCGGCAGGTGGCCCACGAAATCAAGAACCCGCTGACGCCGATGAAGCTCAGCCTGCAATTTCTGCAGAAGGCCATTGCCGAAAAGCGGCCCAACGCCGAAGAGCTCATCGGCAAGATTTCCCAGACCCTTATAACCCAGGTCGACGTGCTCAGCGACATTGCCACCTCGTTCAGCAACTTCACCAACCTGCCCGCCATGCGCCCCGAGCGCCTCGACGTGGCCTCGATTCTGCGCCGTTGTGTGGGCCTGCACCAGGGTGGGGCCCGGGGTGGCAGCATCGAGCTGGAACTCACGCCCGAAGCCGAGGACGGGCAGTACGTGGTGTTTGCCGACGAGAACCTGCTGGTGCGCACTTTCAACAACCTGCTGATTAATGCCCTGCAGGCCGTGCCCGAAGCCCGCAAGCCGCTGATAAAAGCCCAGCTCGAAGCCGTGGGCCCCGACCGGGTCCGGGTCTGCATCGAGGACAACGGGGCCGGAATACCGCTGGACGTGCGCGAAAAGGTGTTTGTGCCCAACTTCACGACCAAGGAGTCTGGTTCGGGCATCGGGCTGGCCGTGGCCCGGCGCGGTATCGAAAGCGCGGGCGGCAAAATCTGGTTTGAAACCGAGGAGGGCGTAGGCACCACCTTCTGCATCGAACTACCTCTGGCGCCGGCGTAA
- a CDS encoding DUF983 domain-containing protein codes for MAESSAAVALLALRCPRCHRGPLFKYSALHLTRFDDMYEACLECGQHYEPEVGFYWGAMYVSYGFSVGIVVAVGVLLYYLAHDPPVWVYVTTVALTILLLTPLLFRYARAVMLYFFGGIRYRPQS; via the coding sequence GTGGCCGAATCCTCCGCGGCAGTGGCGCTGCTGGCCCTGAGGTGCCCGCGCTGTCACCGGGGGCCACTGTTCAAGTACTCGGCCCTGCACCTGACTAGGTTCGACGACATGTACGAGGCTTGTCTGGAATGCGGGCAGCACTACGAGCCGGAAGTCGGCTTTTACTGGGGCGCCATGTACGTGAGTTATGGCTTTTCCGTCGGTATTGTCGTGGCAGTGGGTGTGCTACTGTATTACCTAGCGCACGACCCGCCCGTGTGGGTGTACGTGACGACGGTGGCCCTGACCATACTGCTGCTGACGCCGTTGCTGTTTCGCTACGCCCGGGCCGTGATGCTGTACTTTTTCGGCGGTATCCGGTATCGGCCCCAGTCCTGA
- a CDS encoding DUF420 domain-containing protein, translating to MTTTSPAANPAGSNARIKALMIILGVAIPVVVAILHFFSKSFHIAGAQVKFLPAVNAVLNSLTAVCLLLGFYFIRQKQVLRHRAMMGTAFGLGALFLVSYVVYHSQVESTKFGGEGLIRGVYYFILLSHILLAAVTVGLVLFTLYFALTEQFAKHRRIARWTFPIWLYVSITGVIVYFMISPYYT from the coding sequence ATGACCACGACAAGTCCGGCCGCTAACCCTGCGGGCAGCAATGCCCGGATTAAGGCCCTTATGATCATCCTGGGAGTGGCTATACCAGTGGTAGTAGCCATTCTGCATTTTTTCTCCAAGTCGTTTCATATTGCCGGCGCGCAGGTGAAGTTCCTGCCGGCCGTTAACGCCGTGCTGAATTCGCTGACGGCGGTGTGCTTGCTACTAGGCTTTTACTTTATCCGGCAAAAGCAGGTGCTCCGGCACCGGGCCATGATGGGTACCGCCTTCGGGCTGGGCGCCTTGTTCCTGGTGTCGTACGTGGTGTATCATTCCCAGGTCGAGTCCACCAAATTCGGGGGGGAAGGCCTGATTCGGGGCGTTTACTACTTTATCCTGCTCAGCCACATCCTGCTGGCGGCCGTGACGGTGGGCCTGGTGCTGTTTACGCTCTACTTCGCCCTAACCGAGCAGTTTGCCAAGCACCGCCGCATTGCCCGTTGGACCTTTCCCATCTGGCTTTACGTTTCCATAACGGGCGTTATCGTGTACTTCATGATTTCGCCGTACTACACCTGA
- a CDS encoding SCO family protein, which produces MRPKQTLVLGLILLLPVLAFLFLKTFGTNRFALPTYLPDRVDSTLVGGEWQRDTVFHTLPDFRLPSQSGRVVSQQDVKGGLYVASFFFATCPGACPRVNSQLMRVQEKYRKEPRVKLVSFTVDPEHDSVAVLARYAEQYGAIAGKWFFLTGNKAELYRLATEEFRLPAPSGAAPGIVHSQNLYLVDRNHQVRGIYDGTKPREVERLITEISVLLYTYDHDKSGR; this is translated from the coding sequence ATGCGGCCCAAGCAAACCCTGGTTCTGGGCCTCATTCTGCTTTTGCCGGTACTGGCGTTTTTGTTTCTCAAAACCTTCGGTACCAACCGTTTCGCGCTGCCAACTTACCTGCCCGACCGTGTCGACTCGACGCTGGTAGGGGGGGAGTGGCAGCGCGATACTGTTTTTCATACCCTGCCCGATTTCCGGCTGCCGTCCCAATCGGGGCGCGTGGTGAGCCAGCAGGACGTGAAGGGCGGGCTGTACGTGGCCAGTTTCTTTTTTGCCACTTGCCCCGGGGCCTGCCCACGCGTGAACAGCCAATTAATGCGGGTGCAGGAAAAGTACCGGAAGGAGCCCCGCGTCAAACTCGTGTCCTTCACCGTCGACCCCGAGCACGACTCGGTGGCGGTGCTGGCCCGCTACGCTGAGCAGTACGGCGCTATTGCCGGCAAGTGGTTCTTCCTGACCGGCAACAAAGCGGAACTGTACCGGTTAGCAACGGAGGAGTTTCGCCTGCCCGCCCCCTCGGGGGCAGCCCCTGGCATCGTGCACAGCCAGAACCTGTACTTAGTGGACCGTAACCACCAGGTGCGGGGCATTTACGACGGTACCAAGCCGCGGGAGGTAGAGCGCCTCATCACCGAAATCAGCGTTTTGCTGTACACCTATGACCACGACAAGTCCGGCCGCTAA